The proteins below come from a single Bactrocera dorsalis isolate Fly_Bdor chromosome 5, ASM2337382v1, whole genome shotgun sequence genomic window:
- the LOC105224286 gene encoding mitogen-activated protein kinase kinase kinase 13-B isoform X2 produces MVFYISVFGKNVDPPDKPTVNEKSMACIQDGLEHMRIGAANLSYTTDIDFHRPQPENNGTDSSDNTCQHRWTPTNGYHDKGIGVMTSLLGCMKPILSFMTKTGVIEIKDPKDYAWEIPFECITGLEWLGSGAQGAVFSGKLNNEIVAVKKVKELKETDIKHLRKLDHQNIIKFKGVCTQPPVFCIIMEFCPYGPLQNILKDQRNKKVMLPSRLVSWSKQIAHGMQYLHSHKIIHRDLKSPNILIGHQEIVKISDFGTSKEWNEKSTKMSFAGTVAWMAPEVIRNEPCSEKVDIWSYGVVLWEMLTCEIPYKDVDSSAIIWGVGNNSLKLPIPSSCPEGFKLLVNLCWHTKPRNRPSFGQILTHLEIAGPELLRKTDNGYFEAQQSWNEEVRMHFKEISQNGTSIHKYEQDLIRRRTAEWQHAQDIRLVYEDKLEKTNRLYLELSECMTQLQEKEKEIAMREKQLPGYKPSRRLGSTLRKIQNYRRRLNPPINIPGNAQKQQQSSSPDPETTPESPLKATLYAQVINLNKTKSYCVATQKPKKSRHRRVGSGGFAAAPKYSPSRDRRYQSEPENRKNVKLVDTETQTDVMDISEMDISPNASCAMRDISMTLAMESGLPSYEVLYLTDRIKQRQSAQPQTAMQCSQQPLHHQNDQPQQTDATASALTPTSLNGNSMTPLDVTFQDACSSPDQLLDDVINSNERLDLPDYCSSNEHLDRLGEKVIKFINENRLSIQTTTSISNQGELATTRLQPSDNGNENTNDGNGTSRHDLSRDAALERMTPRTSSVRRKHQHTLDKPVAVEEQACNNANGESNEDIFDDSWSDEEGEDTDYHYGLRRRSIGRLPIGRGMRARRGYKIPIIPKIPIHKRNVTVVSDEENTSEYSHSPSSQHSTLESNPDEVLKQMKANKKAINAATATTDSEEDVSSSSSSDDADDLETQHERRPTTTTATAATATQRQRREQRQQQAQQKYATTTRAINIPVAESCNVGLSNVPKRSDVISIPTYEADGAVDMV; encoded by the exons CATGGCCTGCATTCAAGATGGACTGGAACATATGAGAATAGGTGCCGCTAACCTTTCCTACACAACAGACATCGACTTTCATCGCCCACAACCAGAAAATAACGGCACAGACAGTTCGGATAATACCTGCCAACATCGATGGACGCCCACAAATGGTTACCATGATAAGGGTATTGGAGTGATGACAAGCCTTCTGGGTTGTATGAAACCGATACTCTCCTTTATGACCAAGACTGGCGTTATCGAGATCAAGGACCCGAAAGATTACGCTTGGGAAATACCGTTTGAATGCATAACGGGGTTGGAGTGGCTCGGCAGCGGCGCGCAAGGTGCCGTCTTCAGTGGAAAGTTAAACAACGAAATTGTTGCTGTGAAGAAGGTAAAAGAACTGAAAGAAACAGATATTAAGCATTTAAGAAAGTTGGAtcatcaaaatattattaagttcAA AGGTGTTTGCACACAGCCGCCTGTATTTTGTATAATCATGGAATTTTGTCCCTATGGTCCACTACAAAATATACTGAAGGATCAGCGGAATAAGAAAGTGATGCTGCCATCACGTTTAGTCTCGTGGTCGAAGCAAATTGCACACGGCATGCAATATCTGCACTCACATAAAATCATACATCGTGATTTGAAGAGTCCCAA TATACTGATTGGCCATCAAGAGATAGTGAAGATCAGTGATTTTGGTACAAGCAAAGAGTGGAATGAGAAGAgcacgaaaatgagcttcgcTGGTACCGTAGCTTGGATGGCACCTGAGGTGATACGTAACGAGCCGTGCTCGGAGAAGGTCGACATCTGGTCGTATGGTGTTGTACTGTGGGAAATGTTAACATGTGAAATACCGTACAAAGATGTCGACTCGTCAGCCATAATTTGGGGTGTGGGCAATAACTCATTGAAACTACCGATACCGTCCAGTTGCCCAGAGGGTTTCAAATTATTGGTAAATTTATGTTGGCATACTAAACCGCGAAATCGTCCCTCGTTCGGGCAAATATTAACGCATTTGGAGATAGCCGGTCCGGAGCTTTTGCGTAAAACCGACAACGGCTATTTCGAGGCACAGCAATCCTGGAATGAGGAAGTGCGTATGCATTTCAAGGAAATCTCACAAAATGGCACcagcatacataaatatgaacaGGACTTGATCAGACGGCGCACGGCTGAGTGGCAGCATGCGCAGGACATACGGCTGGTCTACGAGGATAAGTTGGAGAAGACAAATCGACTGTACTTAGAATTAAGTGAATGCATGACACAACTacaggaaaaagaaaaggagatCGCTAT gcGCGAAAAGCAACTGCCAGGTTACAAACCCTCGAGACGTTTGGGCAGCACGCtacgaaaaatacaaaattaccgCAGACGACTTAATCCACCTATTAATATACCAGGAAATgctcaaaaacaacaacagtcgTCATCACCTGACCCCGAAACAACGCCAGAG AGCCCACTGAAGGCAACACTCTACGCACAGGTTATAAATTTGAATAAGACGAAATCCTATTGTGTGGCCACGCAGAAGCCGAAGAAGAGCAGACATCGACGAGTTGGTTCCGGTGGTTTCGCCGCTGCACCCAAATATAGTCCAAGTCGAGACCGGCGATATCAAAGCGAACCGGAAAATCGTAAGAATGTTAAGTTGGTCGACACTGAAACTCAAACCGATGTCATGGATATTAGTGAAATGGATATTAGTCCAAATGCCTCCTGTGCAATGCGTGATATCTCTATGACACTTGCCATGGAGTCTGGTTTGCCATCCTATGAAGTTTTATATCTAACAGATCGCATAAAGCAGCGCCAGTCGGCTCAACCACAAACCGCTATGCAATGTAGCCAACAGCCGCTACATCATCAAAATGACCAACCACAACAGACAGATGCAACGGCATCGGCGCTTACCCCAACCAGTCTGAATGGTAATTCCATGACACCGTTGGATGTGACATTCCAAGATGCATGCTCTAGTCCCGACCAATTACTCGACGATGTTATCAATAGCAACGAAAGACTTGACTTACCCGATTATTGTAGTTCCAATGAGCACCTCGATCGTCTTGGGGAAAAGGTGATCAAGTTTATCAATGAAAATCGACTGAGTATACAGACTACAACCTCAATCAGTAATCAAGGTGAGCTGGCGACAACTCGTCTGCAACCGTCTGATAATGGCAATGAGAACACGAACGATGGCAATGGCACAAGCAGACATGATTTAAGTCGCGATGCCGCATTGGAAAGAATGACGCCGAGAACGAGTAGTGTGCGACGAAAACACCAGCACACATTGGACAAGCCTGTGGCAGTGGAGGAACAAGCGTGCAACAATGCGAATGGTGAATCCAACGAAGATATATTCGATGACAGTTGGTCGGATGAGGAGGGTGAGGATACCGACTACCATTATGGACTTAGACGCCGAAG CATTGGACGTTTACCGATTGGACGCGGCATGCGTGCACGTCGCGGGTACAAAATACCAATCATACCGAAAATTCCAATACACAAACGCAATGTTACAGTCGTATCGGATGAAGAGAACACCTCCGAGTATAGTCACTCACCGTCCAGCCAACATTCTACGCTCGAAAGTAATCCTGATGAAGTACTCAAACAAATGAAGGCAAACAAGAAGGCGATCAACGCTGCGACCGCCACAACAGACAGCGAGGAGGATGTCTCGTCGAGTAGCAGCAGCGATGACGCTGACGATCTCGAAACGCAGCATGAGCGTAgaccaactacaacaacagcaacggctGCCACAGCAACACAACGACAAAGGCGCGAACAACGACAACAGcaagcacaacaaaaatatgcaacaacaaccagaGCAATAAATATACCCGTTGCCGAGTCATGTAATGTCGGCCTATCAAACGTGCCCAAACGCAGCGATGTCATCTCCATACCAACATACGAAGCGGACGGCGCAGTGGACATGGTCTAA
- the LOC105224286 gene encoding mitogen-activated protein kinase kinase kinase 13-B isoform X1 has translation MHPSSEQISRSRQDLEKSIELSLSHNVLPQIRSHHGSAANIYQDQTDDFRRSMACIQDGLEHMRIGAANLSYTTDIDFHRPQPENNGTDSSDNTCQHRWTPTNGYHDKGIGVMTSLLGCMKPILSFMTKTGVIEIKDPKDYAWEIPFECITGLEWLGSGAQGAVFSGKLNNEIVAVKKVKELKETDIKHLRKLDHQNIIKFKGVCTQPPVFCIIMEFCPYGPLQNILKDQRNKKVMLPSRLVSWSKQIAHGMQYLHSHKIIHRDLKSPNILIGHQEIVKISDFGTSKEWNEKSTKMSFAGTVAWMAPEVIRNEPCSEKVDIWSYGVVLWEMLTCEIPYKDVDSSAIIWGVGNNSLKLPIPSSCPEGFKLLVNLCWHTKPRNRPSFGQILTHLEIAGPELLRKTDNGYFEAQQSWNEEVRMHFKEISQNGTSIHKYEQDLIRRRTAEWQHAQDIRLVYEDKLEKTNRLYLELSECMTQLQEKEKEIAMREKQLPGYKPSRRLGSTLRKIQNYRRRLNPPINIPGNAQKQQQSSSPDPETTPESPLKATLYAQVINLNKTKSYCVATQKPKKSRHRRVGSGGFAAAPKYSPSRDRRYQSEPENRKNVKLVDTETQTDVMDISEMDISPNASCAMRDISMTLAMESGLPSYEVLYLTDRIKQRQSAQPQTAMQCSQQPLHHQNDQPQQTDATASALTPTSLNGNSMTPLDVTFQDACSSPDQLLDDVINSNERLDLPDYCSSNEHLDRLGEKVIKFINENRLSIQTTTSISNQGELATTRLQPSDNGNENTNDGNGTSRHDLSRDAALERMTPRTSSVRRKHQHTLDKPVAVEEQACNNANGESNEDIFDDSWSDEEGEDTDYHYGLRRRSIGRLPIGRGMRARRGYKIPIIPKIPIHKRNVTVVSDEENTSEYSHSPSSQHSTLESNPDEVLKQMKANKKAINAATATTDSEEDVSSSSSSDDADDLETQHERRPTTTTATAATATQRQRREQRQQQAQQKYATTTRAINIPVAESCNVGLSNVPKRSDVISIPTYEADGAVDMV, from the exons CATGGCCTGCATTCAAGATGGACTGGAACATATGAGAATAGGTGCCGCTAACCTTTCCTACACAACAGACATCGACTTTCATCGCCCACAACCAGAAAATAACGGCACAGACAGTTCGGATAATACCTGCCAACATCGATGGACGCCCACAAATGGTTACCATGATAAGGGTATTGGAGTGATGACAAGCCTTCTGGGTTGTATGAAACCGATACTCTCCTTTATGACCAAGACTGGCGTTATCGAGATCAAGGACCCGAAAGATTACGCTTGGGAAATACCGTTTGAATGCATAACGGGGTTGGAGTGGCTCGGCAGCGGCGCGCAAGGTGCCGTCTTCAGTGGAAAGTTAAACAACGAAATTGTTGCTGTGAAGAAGGTAAAAGAACTGAAAGAAACAGATATTAAGCATTTAAGAAAGTTGGAtcatcaaaatattattaagttcAA AGGTGTTTGCACACAGCCGCCTGTATTTTGTATAATCATGGAATTTTGTCCCTATGGTCCACTACAAAATATACTGAAGGATCAGCGGAATAAGAAAGTGATGCTGCCATCACGTTTAGTCTCGTGGTCGAAGCAAATTGCACACGGCATGCAATATCTGCACTCACATAAAATCATACATCGTGATTTGAAGAGTCCCAA TATACTGATTGGCCATCAAGAGATAGTGAAGATCAGTGATTTTGGTACAAGCAAAGAGTGGAATGAGAAGAgcacgaaaatgagcttcgcTGGTACCGTAGCTTGGATGGCACCTGAGGTGATACGTAACGAGCCGTGCTCGGAGAAGGTCGACATCTGGTCGTATGGTGTTGTACTGTGGGAAATGTTAACATGTGAAATACCGTACAAAGATGTCGACTCGTCAGCCATAATTTGGGGTGTGGGCAATAACTCATTGAAACTACCGATACCGTCCAGTTGCCCAGAGGGTTTCAAATTATTGGTAAATTTATGTTGGCATACTAAACCGCGAAATCGTCCCTCGTTCGGGCAAATATTAACGCATTTGGAGATAGCCGGTCCGGAGCTTTTGCGTAAAACCGACAACGGCTATTTCGAGGCACAGCAATCCTGGAATGAGGAAGTGCGTATGCATTTCAAGGAAATCTCACAAAATGGCACcagcatacataaatatgaacaGGACTTGATCAGACGGCGCACGGCTGAGTGGCAGCATGCGCAGGACATACGGCTGGTCTACGAGGATAAGTTGGAGAAGACAAATCGACTGTACTTAGAATTAAGTGAATGCATGACACAACTacaggaaaaagaaaaggagatCGCTAT gcGCGAAAAGCAACTGCCAGGTTACAAACCCTCGAGACGTTTGGGCAGCACGCtacgaaaaatacaaaattaccgCAGACGACTTAATCCACCTATTAATATACCAGGAAATgctcaaaaacaacaacagtcgTCATCACCTGACCCCGAAACAACGCCAGAG AGCCCACTGAAGGCAACACTCTACGCACAGGTTATAAATTTGAATAAGACGAAATCCTATTGTGTGGCCACGCAGAAGCCGAAGAAGAGCAGACATCGACGAGTTGGTTCCGGTGGTTTCGCCGCTGCACCCAAATATAGTCCAAGTCGAGACCGGCGATATCAAAGCGAACCGGAAAATCGTAAGAATGTTAAGTTGGTCGACACTGAAACTCAAACCGATGTCATGGATATTAGTGAAATGGATATTAGTCCAAATGCCTCCTGTGCAATGCGTGATATCTCTATGACACTTGCCATGGAGTCTGGTTTGCCATCCTATGAAGTTTTATATCTAACAGATCGCATAAAGCAGCGCCAGTCGGCTCAACCACAAACCGCTATGCAATGTAGCCAACAGCCGCTACATCATCAAAATGACCAACCACAACAGACAGATGCAACGGCATCGGCGCTTACCCCAACCAGTCTGAATGGTAATTCCATGACACCGTTGGATGTGACATTCCAAGATGCATGCTCTAGTCCCGACCAATTACTCGACGATGTTATCAATAGCAACGAAAGACTTGACTTACCCGATTATTGTAGTTCCAATGAGCACCTCGATCGTCTTGGGGAAAAGGTGATCAAGTTTATCAATGAAAATCGACTGAGTATACAGACTACAACCTCAATCAGTAATCAAGGTGAGCTGGCGACAACTCGTCTGCAACCGTCTGATAATGGCAATGAGAACACGAACGATGGCAATGGCACAAGCAGACATGATTTAAGTCGCGATGCCGCATTGGAAAGAATGACGCCGAGAACGAGTAGTGTGCGACGAAAACACCAGCACACATTGGACAAGCCTGTGGCAGTGGAGGAACAAGCGTGCAACAATGCGAATGGTGAATCCAACGAAGATATATTCGATGACAGTTGGTCGGATGAGGAGGGTGAGGATACCGACTACCATTATGGACTTAGACGCCGAAG CATTGGACGTTTACCGATTGGACGCGGCATGCGTGCACGTCGCGGGTACAAAATACCAATCATACCGAAAATTCCAATACACAAACGCAATGTTACAGTCGTATCGGATGAAGAGAACACCTCCGAGTATAGTCACTCACCGTCCAGCCAACATTCTACGCTCGAAAGTAATCCTGATGAAGTACTCAAACAAATGAAGGCAAACAAGAAGGCGATCAACGCTGCGACCGCCACAACAGACAGCGAGGAGGATGTCTCGTCGAGTAGCAGCAGCGATGACGCTGACGATCTCGAAACGCAGCATGAGCGTAgaccaactacaacaacagcaacggctGCCACAGCAACACAACGACAAAGGCGCGAACAACGACAACAGcaagcacaacaaaaatatgcaacaacaaccagaGCAATAAATATACCCGTTGCCGAGTCATGTAATGTCGGCCTATCAAACGTGCCCAAACGCAGCGATGTCATCTCCATACCAACATACGAAGCGGACGGCGCAGTGGACATGGTCTAA
- the LOC105224288 gene encoding uncharacterized protein LOC105224288: MNQDNKLGGNEGGICCTPACPPRERQPIPSIAKPFEAPCTSTCLCVPKMCSIFGGHDYNAPGPDPKACSPRKSKNTNLNTLGAPIGVLQATITTKSSTPDVHPHRFATTLVAFMKVYTTPESQWTEETLDGLLKEGQALLVKPADPEYNVDSPLHIYSPLEAKVKRWHKVDDIAFQVELGEKYYFSPPVGPEEGPPPDMTMDKFRVAMKKFFSKHRFCLIKVAGTYKMVWRSRGVYFVLDLYGRKPEDLETDKENGRAMLICLKALDNVIHLINNLSGIQPTDPFNLREMKVVKMTGTDGKTMSRDFGKREHQYQVISDDYAVLKGETHLLRNSPDPIRTRSALPVGVAALLAAKIDHPATWNERMVEKIICYGVNVCVCCWEQCVKAKEPIDIERFPNRLKIAQFKARYTLTPRKFTGTWKCVPNFKQTELEAALISSFDAGDNNLLVQIDQNIYAIFKKNNFFYLFDPYRHRIEGLPVEEDKKEVEVKRNATLRMFRSLEMLLKVFTQMLLETNRTTQFAVHTLRINNIEFAANETIGAPDEPILNEDIDVKSLNETLCFEEDETKCKLDLGGDDEDEEDITSGIVQMEMPERSETEESEEELEEEEGGIEDLGEYESSSSGDGHRHGKGRRKKSKGRKHKGGDGGGKGKKKGGKGKGKKGKAKGEKKDKLKKDKKKRKEKGDKSEKGKKGKKDKDKENKDKKKKDKKEKDDSDKRKSEKDKDKEKRKSEKEKADKEKAEQDRKDKDKDKTDKDKDKDKDKDKDKDKDKDKDKDKDKDKDKRTESEVKRTDSTKKGDDDGRKQGDGSRIGGDQDSRYGRDGRDGRDGQDDRSSREGHDIRKKHGEDDRSTYGRTDSSCGDDGRYGDDYPPLTCKPNSYPGYSCVAYDMAVVGSESGTYESICKLLRAGFKCADRILTMTPWGNYVVFRGRACYDKIYFLFDGCTCNVNRFRHLDLNCGTAGLICFENMHDIICYILDSQKIRSNLKKSRKKLVDEICRQYC, from the exons ATGAATCAGGATAACAAACTCGGAGGAAATGAGGGTGGTATTTGCTGTACACCGGCGTGTCCCCCCCGCGAACGCCAACCGATTCCATCAAT CGCTAAACCATTTGAAGCACCTTGTACTTCGACCTGTCTTTGCGTGCCTAAAATGTGTAGTATTTTTGGTGGACATGACTATAATGCGCCCGGACCTGACCCCAAAGCTTGCAGTCCAC GCAAGTCAAAAAATACCAATTTGAATACCTTGGGTGCACCGATCGGCGTCTTGCAAGCTACAATTACAACGAAATCCAGCACACCCGATGTGCATCCTCATCGTTTTGCCACGACATTAGTGGCATTTATGAAAGTATATACAACACCGGAAAGCCAGTGGACTGAAGAGACTTTAGATGGACTTCTAAAAGAAGGTCAAGCTTTGTTGGTTAAACCAGCTGATCCCGAGTATAATGTCGACTCTCCATTGCATATCTATTCACCATTGGAGGCCAAAGTAAAGCGTTGGCATAAGGTGGATGACATCGCCTTTCAAGTAGAGTTGGGTGAGAAGTACTATTTTAGCCCACCGGTGGGCCCAGAAGAGGGTCCCCCACCCGATATGACCATGGATAAATTTAGAGTCGCTATGAAAAAATTCTTTTCGAAGCATCGATTTTGTCTCATCAAGGTTGCTGGCACTTATAAAATGGTATGGCGCTCCCGGGGTGTTTATTTCGTGCTGGATTTGTATGGTCGTAAGCCAGAAGATTTAGAAACGGACAAAGAAAATGGCAGAGCAATGCTGATCTGTCTTAAAGCGTTGGATAATGTGATACATTTGATAAATAATTTGTCCGGCATACAACCTACGGATCCTTTCAATTTGCGCGAAATGAAGGTGGTGAAGATGACCGGTACCGACGGTAAAACTATGAGCCGTGATTTCGGAAAGCGTGAACATCAATATCAGGTCATTAGCGACGACTATGCCGTGTTGAAGGGGGAAACACATCTATTACGCAACAGCCCCGATCCGATACGTACGCGTAGTGCTCTACCGGTAGGCGTGGCAGCTTTGTTGGCGGCCAAGATTGATCATCCAGCTACATGGAACGAGAGAATGGTCGAAAAGATCATTTGCTATGGCGTAAATGTGTGTGTCTGCTGTTGGGAGCAATGTGTGAAAGCAAAAGAACCGATCGATATCGAACGTTTTCCAAATCGTCTTAAGATTGCACAATTCAAGGCTAGATACACGCTCACGCCGCGTAAGTTCACTGGCACCTGGAAATGTGTGCCGAACTTTAAGCAAACCGAACTGGAAGCTGCTCTGATTAGTAGTTTCGACGCTGGAGACAATAATTTGCTGGTGCAAATcgatcaaaatatttatgctaTATTCAAAAAGAATAACTTCTTTTACTTGTTCGATCCCTACCGTCATCGCATTGAAGGCCTGCCCGTGGAGGAAGATAAAAAGGAAGTGGAAGTGAAAAGAAATGCAACTTTAAGAATGTTTCGCTCATTGGAGATGCTGTTGAAGGTCTTTACCCAGATGCTTTTGGAGACGAATCGTACCACACAGTTCGCAGTGCACACACTCAGAATTAATAATATAGAATTTGCTGCGAATGAAACAATTGGAGCGCCCGATGAACCAATATTGAATGAAGACATCGACGTAAAGTCATTGAATGAGACGCTTTGCTTCGAGGAAGACGAAACGAAGTGTAAACTCGATTTGGGTGGTGACGATGAGGATGAAGAGGACATCACATCTGGAATTGTGCAAATGGAAATGCCGGAGAGGAGTGAAACTGAGGAGTCAGAAGAAGAATTGGAAGAGGAAGAGGGTGGAATAGAAGATCTGGGTGAATACGAATCTTCTTCGAGCGGTGATGGTCATCGACATGGCAAGGGTAGAAGAAAGAAAAGCAAAGGTCGTAAGCATAAAGGAGGTGACGGCGGCGGGAAGGGAAAAAAGAAGGGCGGAAAAGGCAAAGGGAAAAAAGGCAAAGCAAAAGGCGAAAAAAAAGACAAACTAAAGAAGGACAAAAAGAAGCGTAAAGAGAAGGGTGATAAATCAGAAAAAGGTAAGAAAGGAAAGAAGGACaaagataaagaaaataaagacaAGAAGAAAAAGGATAAGAAAGAAAAAGATGATTCAGATAAGAGAAAGTCCGAAAAGGATAAAGACAAAGAAAAACGTAaatcagaaaaagaaaaagcgGATAAGGAAAAGGCTGAACAGGACCGAAAAGATAAGGATAAAGACAAAAccgataaagataaagataaggaCAAGGATAAGGACAAAGATAAGGACAAAGACAAAGATAAGGACAAAGACAAAGATAAGGACAAAGATAAACGCACTGAGAGTGAGGTTAAGCGCACTGACTCTACAAAAAAGGGTGATGATGATGGGCGTAAGCAAGGTGATGGCAGTCGTATCGGTGGAGACCAGGATAGTCGTTATGGTCGAGATGGTCGAGACGGACGAGATGGGCAAGATGACCGTAGTAGTCGCGAGGGTCATGATATTCGTAAGAAACATGGTGAAGATGATCGTTCGACTTATGGGCGTACCGATTCAAGTTGTGGGGACGATGGCAGATATGGAGATGATTATCCGCCGCTCACGTGCAAACCCAACAGTTACCCAGGCTATTCTTGTGTGGCTTACGATATGGCAGTTGTCGGCTCTGAGAGCGGCACTTATGAGAGTATCTGCAAACTTTTGCGCGCCGGTTTTAAATGCGCCGACCGCATACTCACAATGACACCATGGGGTAATTATGTGGTATTTCGTGGACGCGCTtgttatgacaaaatatatttcctATTCGATGGTTGTACATGTAATGTGAATCGTTTCCGCCATTTGGATCTGAACTGTGGCACAGCTGGTTTGATATGCTTTGAGAATATGCATGATATTATTTGTTACATACTCGACTCTCAGAAGATACGCAGTAATCTGAAGAAGAGTCGAAAGAAATTGGTTGATGAAATTTGCCGGCAGTATTGCtga
- the LOC105224289 gene encoding histone chaperone asf1, whose translation MAKVHITNVVVLDNPSSFFNPFQFELTFECIEELKEDLEWKMIYVGSAESEEYDQVLDTIYVGPVPEGRHIFVFQADPPDVTKIPEQDAVGVTIVLLTCSYRGQEFVRVGYFINNDYADPEMRENPPPKPLFDKLTRNILATKPRITRFKINWDDTPSNGLLNGNGQLHALAMGNTDDGASTSTSTGVLAAGSNGNSFNGTGCESMDTPEAACDDNSLNMPIENGVNALNENSNSLAMEC comes from the coding sequence ATGGCAAAAGTGCATATCACAAACGTGGTCGTATTAGACAATCCAAGCAGCTTCTTCAATCCTTTTCAATTTGAGCTTACTTTCGAGTGTATTGAAGAGTTAAAGGAAGATCTAGAATGGAAGATGATTTATGTTGGCTCAGCCGAGTCGGAGGAATATGATCAAGTGCTGGACACGATATATGTTGGACCCGTGCCGGAAGGCCGTCACATATTTGTCTTTCAAGCAGATCCACCCGATGTGACGAAAATTCCAGAACAAGATGCTGTTGGCGTGACAATAGTACTGCTTACGTGCTCGTATCGTGGACAGGAATTTGTACGTGTTGGTTATTTCATTAATAATGATTACGCCGATCCAGAAATGCGTGAAAACCCGCCACCAAAGCCTTTGTTCGACAAATTAACGCGAAATATATTGGCTACAAAACCGCGCATTACccgctttaaaataaattgggACGACACACCGTCTAATGGTTTGTTAAACGGCAATGGTCAGTTACATGCGCTTGCTATGGGCAATACGGATGATGGAGCTTCAACTTCGACATCAACAGGAGTGTTGGCAGCTGGTTCAAATGGTAATAGCTTCAATGGTACTGGGTGCGAGTCAATGGATACCCCAGAAGCGGCATGCGATGATAACAGTCTGAATATGCCTATTGAAAATGGTGTTAATGCGCTAAATGAAAACTCTAATTCGCTTGCCATGGAGTGCTAA